The window TGAGTATAGCAACGACTCTTTCCCTTCGAAGAGGGAgtagttttgtggtcacagcaaAGCTCAAGCCTATTTACTGCATGATGAGAGGAATAGGGTGGCTCGTCTGAAGAAAGAACAAGCTCAATAAGTAGGTGGAATGGCTCTGAATGGCAGTTAACTCCTCTTAATTTCATGTTAATGTCCCTTTCTCTTCATCTTGACTTGCTTTAATTAGTGGAAATGAAGTATTTTATTAAGATTCAATGAGTTAATTAACTGTGTGATTAGAGAAacacaaagtaaaaattaacatgtgtgGCACTGCATCAACGTCGACCTGCCAAGTTATGAAGACAATAATGGATGTTTTGGATATTCGGCCGGCTTGTTGCGAGTTCTTGTCTTGACTCGGGACAAAAGTTAAAATAtacttattttcttaaataaaatatgagtaATATTTATTCTCTGAAGAAAAGTAATATTAGTGCTacggaaaggaaaaagaaacgtCAACTGTCTTGACATTGAGCCACGGTATGGTTTTCTACAATGAGTTTTTCCAAACGTTTTTTTTCTTCGGGAAACAACATGTTGTTTGAGAGGCTGGACCACTCATTCAAAGAAATTCTAGGGTGTGTAATAatgcatttaaattaaaaatgtatcaatttaatgtttcttttatttttttttattattttgatatatttatatcaaaaccatttaaaataaaataaaaacatatcagAATAATACCTTTTCAACCccattattctttaaaaatcacCTCCAATTAAATATAGCTCATAaaagtaataaattaaaaccatGATTATAGTCTAGCTAGGTACTCGCTGATGCACTTGgtgttgaaataattatttttgtaattcgGCCACGTGCTTCAAAATTCATCAATAGAAAGGTAAAACAGAGACTAATCAATTGTATTTGGGAGAACAATCAATGAGAAATATCtgtaatcaaatatatatatagatatgtttttttactttatatagTAATTAAGTTTCTTTTCAAAGTCTTGCCAGTGGAAACTGGACAAACTATTAACCAATAATAATACGTGAAATATCTGTATTCTTTCACtttattgagaattaatttACATTCAAAAGATTTAATCAATCTTATTAATTGAAATGTTGACGTGAAGTTAGATTTAGTTGACACTATTTtcgtattttctattttttttttgaaataataacatttgaagttatattattaatttaatcaattaaggCCAAACAGAGGTCCAAAAATATACTGCTTTGACTGATATTTTTGGACTTCTCCCTAATCTCTCCTTGGAGACGAAATTTCAAATCACCTTATGGACTATGGAGTATTATTTTGGTttgagctatatatatatatatatatatatatatatatatatataaattcgtTGCATCTAGAAGCttgaaacttaattaattaagtgaaTGCTAAATTAATATATTGGCTAATTAACCAGTTGAGGAATTCCTTCATTGAATTCCAATGGACAAATATGGAttaaaagtggaaaaaaattGGTTCGAAAAGTAATACGCGGACCGTATGaacaaaaaggattaaaaaccatttaatttatttcccaaaaaaaaacctctagcTACATTCCttgtttatgaaaattatttatctaGTCCTTGTGCtaccaaaaacaattaaatcttTCCTTAatcatgtagttttttttttcaagaatacttttttttcttcattgaatATTTCAATCTTgcttactaatttttttttctcgaacaatcattgaaagaatattaaaaagacTAATAAAACCAATAACCGAAACAAcatacagaaaaaaaacaaaacaaaaaaaaaagaaaacttggagtaacatagaaagagaatatagaaaaaaaaaataaatgttgatcTGCAACAACAGTAACAGAGAAATCAAAAGGTTTAAATTCAAAACATACTACCAAATAAcaacctgataaaaaaataataataataatcaaataaacataTAGTTCCCTCGTTAAAAATACTATTGTTCCTCAACAACCATATATTAGTCCACAAGTTGACCTTTTGGAACTTGACTTGCATCATTTCAGACCATTGCAGTTACAGTAAGTCTTGAGTCTAGTGTGCTCGGTATTGCTTGCTTCTCCTTTATTcttctatttattaaaataatattaatctgaaaataatataaaactgaTGAAGGGCTTAATTTATAGATTAGTTTTAAAATACAAGGATTAAACATACAAGTTTTGGAATCATgaggactaattaattaattagccaaTCTTTTGTTCGGGTGGTGCAATGAAACGACTCCATAATAATCGTGAAACGATGTACAGTCCAGCCCAAACCCAGTGAGGATAGACATTACACAGAGCCCAACCCATGTCCCATTGTGGCCTATTGTATCGTCGTCGTCGTCAAGATCTTCCAAGTGAAAATTTTATACTACAGTAACCACGTATAATCCCCTCCGTCTCAGTTGCAACCCTTGCTCAGCAAGCATCATTCCATGTGCTATTGCCCCAGCAAAGCTACATAAAATTCACAATGTAGTGCAGACACTAGAATAAAACAACTTCACATTATGGCCAGATGAAACTCCAGAGAGTCTAACAGCTATAATTTCTCATCCTCTAATGGCTTTTAGGGTCCAACTGGTCACAAAGGAACAGGCTGTAATCTCAAAGTCACCAATACTCAATATTTAGAAGCATACGTGGAATAATCATATTATGTTAAGTAAAAGTTGTTAACTATAATGGCGACACTACATGGAAAGCATGATTGAGCCTCCGTTTAACATGGATTTATGCACAGACGAGATAAccgtacaagtttgtttgaAGAAAGAACTTGGtggatgaaaaacaaaattgagtaATTTCAGTCTTTATCAGGCAAACACAACCACAGAAAAGCACGCATCCCCAAAACCAATTTCATATGAAACTGTGTTTGTGTTGCTTAAATAACTAGAATTATACAAGTACATgtgaaaaaaaaggggaaaaaaaaaagcaccacAGATAgcaataataaattatcatatcCACTTGTAAGAAAAAAGCTAAccggaaaaagaaaagaatagctGGAAAGAGAAAAGCTAACCAGAAGCAGAGATGTACCAAAGTGCTGGATGTTTATCAGACTACGTTATGCTTGTTTGATTTTGGCTGAGAGGGATGTCATGATGTAAGTTTCTTCGTTTCTTCCAGAGGGGCCACTGTGAGGCAAGGGCAAGGCTTTTGTAGGAAGCTGGTTTGTGGATGCATCACGAGCTTTTGTCTTTAGTTGTTCCCGAATTCGACGGGCTTCCATGAGCATATCATGTGCACTTGGTCCATGACTTTCCCAGGCATCTATTGCTCGCTGCTGGAATTCAATGGCAAGGGTATAGCTGcaatatccaaaaaaaagtttttagaaaCTATGAAATTCTACTTTGAGATAGaaacctaaaacaaaacaacCTTATATGACACTAAATTCCATGCCATTTGCTAGCAGCCCgatgaatgaatgaatgcatGCAGCCATGACATGCTTAATTGCACCAGAAGTATTAACTTTAATTACCACCATAAGTAATAACACAATCAACTGTTCCAGATTCttcataaaaaagtaaatttatacTACTATAAACCTTACCCACAAATGATATGgtgataaaaatgtattttttatctaccaaaattttttttttttaaaaaaaataatttatttactcgCTCGTGTAAAAGTTGAGTCAACAGAGAATGTTCTAATTTGGCTTGTTGAAGGCTTTTGAGAAGGTAGACGGTGGAGAGCCAAAGGTCCAGATGAAAAAGAAATGTTGAGCACttgctcaaaatcaaaattttttgcATATTCACAGGTCCTTTGCGAAGTGCATGCATTCTTGCATGCTCACATGCTCGGCCTgacatatatgaattttttttccctttataaaGGCTTCATGAAGAGGAAGACAGCATCAAAGCACTCATTTTAATCAGCATAACAGATGTGGAATAGCAACCCAATAATGATTTCTCAATGAATCAAAAGCCATGCGCTAGCAATAAAATCAGGAACCAGGAACTGAGGACATATTCTTACCTTCCCATGGCACTATATGCTTTCGAGAGATTCTGGTATGCCTCAATTGAATCTGCATGATGAGGACCAAGAGCTGCATCCATGATGTCCTTTGCAACTGCAAACATCTGTGCAGCTGACTGTGGTCTATCCAATTCCAAATACGCCGCCCCCAAATTGTTGTAGACATATCCAATTCCAAAATGTTTGGACCCAAAGCTCTCCTTCAACATTTCAGCAGCACTCTCCAAGTAAGGAATTGCCTGAGTCACCTTGCCTGTCAACAAAAGTAACCACCCAATTCTAGCAGAAACACTTCCTTCTGAATGCTGTTCTTGTGGGAGCTTCTCGAGCATAGACTGTGTTCTCTTTAGCAATGAAATTGCCGTTTCAAACTCATTCATATTCTCATATAGCATTGCTATCTCTGAGTATGCCTCAGCAACTTCAACTGGAGAAGCTGTTTCTTTCTTGTCAAGAATTCCACAGGCAATTTCCAGACACCTCTTTGCATCTGCAATCTTTTCTAGATGACATAGTGCCTTTGCCATAGAGATAAACACTAATGCTCGAGTCCCGCCATCTTTCTCTGTCTGCTGGACAACACCCTTCAAAGTATTAATAGCCTCATCATACTTGCCCAATGCAATCTGCATATTAGCAGCATCAATCTCAGCATGAAGCAATTCTGATCTAAGACCCCAACTCTTCAAAACCTTCTGTGACAGCACATTCTGCTCCAATGCCTTGTCATGTTCCTCCAACCCACTATATATGACCCCGAGAAGCTTCCTATCATATGCAACCTCCACAGAATAATCCCCAAGTCCACTCTTATGTATATCCAATGCCTTCAAACCAAACGGCAAAGCCTCATTGAAATTCAAAACTGCAACATAAGCCTCTGCCAGTTCCCTATTTGCCACGCCCAATTCTTTACTGCCTTTATCCATAGTCATTTCCTTGATCTCTAAACACTTCTTAAGATTATCTATGGCCTCCTCTCTCCTCCCCATCGCAGTCTTAACATTAGATAACTCAAGCAGCACAGCATGCAACACTGGCCTAATATCCTCAACATTAGTAGTCCCCTCCTCCTCCAGCCTACCCAGTATCCTCTTTGCCTTATTTAAATACCCTAAACTatcattaaatctttttaaactaTAACTAACAGAACCCATTAATTGTAAAGTCATAGCAACAAGAAAACTAGGCTTATCATCACCAATATCAAGAACTTTCAAAGCTCTGGTAGCAAAAGTTAAAGCCTTTTCAGGGTCCTCACCTTGTTGGTCAAGTTTAAGACCAACTTTCAATAAAGCCAAACCAAGTTCTCTCTCATCAAAACAAGCCTCCATATCTTTAAAAGCTTCGAGCATGCCCTCAACTGTCGCTGCAGactcaaaagcctcttcaattTGAGATCTTTCCTTGATTTTCTTCTGCCTAGAGGAGATTTGAGGAGTTGTTTCAATAAGGGTACCACTATTTCGAGATGGGTTTGATTGGGATTGGTGGGGCTTGATAATAAGGCCATTGGTTTTGGTGCAGGATTTGAGATTATTGGTAGGTGAATGAAGTGAGTAGTAGGAGGGTGTGTTTGTGGTGTTAGATGATAAGTAGTTTCTGGAGAGAAGAGGAGTTGATGTTTTAGGTTTTTGGCGAGTAAGATGAGAGAGAAG is drawn from Populus nigra chromosome 5, ddPopNigr1.1, whole genome shotgun sequence and contains these coding sequences:
- the LOC133695201 gene encoding protein KINESIN LIGHT CHAIN-RELATED 1, whose product is MKRASILLLSHLTRQKPKTSTPLLSRNYLSSNTTNTPSYYSLHSPTNNLKSCTKTNGLIIKPHQSQSNPSRNSGTLIETTPQISSRQKKIKERSQIEEAFESAATVEGMLEAFKDMEACFDERELGLALLKVGLKLDQQGEDPEKALTFATRALKVLDIGDDKPSFLVAMTLQLMGSVSYSLKRFNDSLGYLNKAKRILGRLEEEGTTNVEDIRPVLHAVLLELSNVKTAMGRREEAIDNLKKCLEIKEMTMDKGSKELGVANRELAEAYVAVLNFNEALPFGLKALDIHKSGLGDYSVEVAYDRKLLGVIYSGLEEHDKALEQNVLSQKVLKSWGLRSELLHAEIDAANMQIALGKYDEAINTLKGVVQQTEKDGGTRALVFISMAKALCHLEKIADAKRCLEIACGILDKKETASPVEVAEAYSEIAMLYENMNEFETAISLLKRTQSMLEKLPQEQHSEGSVSARIGWLLLLTGKVTQAIPYLESAAEMLKESFGSKHFGIGYVYNNLGAAYLELDRPQSAAQMFAVAKDIMDAALGPHHADSIEAYQNLSKAYSAMGSYTLAIEFQQRAIDAWESHGPSAHDMLMEARRIREQLKTKARDASTNQLPTKALPLPHSGPSGRNEETYIMTSLSAKIKQA